A window of the Oncorhynchus mykiss isolate Arlee chromosome 15, USDA_OmykA_1.1, whole genome shotgun sequence genome harbors these coding sequences:
- the LOC110490738 gene encoding nascent polypeptide-associated complex subunit alpha, muscle-specific form, whose translation MPTSRLAFDPITMDVRVKANPNLHFGVNGGHDGADRSSHSKPFEDKALHFLSQEEQDCILFFEETIDSLLTTPAVDELDGPGPPVRASAPSLSPVPPLSALDRPTKDQDIIDLVRPAQTNLVHPTHAPFNPPVPDFTQNMVMNNPERHFENKPRREVMENFPTEYNLPLPGKDSAPYGHALYQPVGSVPTPVRIAQKIAEHQGSVGNTNILSSSLLPNCRRSLNLETLERPPTHPDYPIKQDPTTSAKPTHYPNNISMIMGSNQHHSHSLASVNLQDRKSQMLANLSGTTHPVEAEELHGLQKAQVNLPTRSVSFKDPTPNKSRMEALSKLGLNRNSSTNTKPTDAPIPVATSTPVPMHTPTLTPVTKPDVARQAKTLPPATVNTNTSHASIHDNKPASPSPEVSSKDFNSYGGKTIVVNPSKAAAAAPSTSCHGSKAHPVTSHSDFNPYGGKTKVMKPAPVTTTRADLTQPDIESRDVPPPASTPARVMPPPASTSTPARVMPPPASTPARVMPPLASTPARVMPPPASTPARVMPPPASTPARVMPPPASTPARVMPPPASTPARVMPPPASTPARVMPPPASTLTPARVMPSPASTSTPAKGMPPPTSPSIPTKGETMSYEVKSYGGKTRMVTPSHTTPSPVSTPDILTHTPVRSPSKALAPVPSPASRPFRYSTPPSANRAVASPTSPESRPKSISKPSFRSQGITVQFSGRGVTDESRREALRKLGLLKDTF comes from the exons GAGGATAAGGCGCTGCATTTCTTAAGCCAGGAGGAGCAGGATTGTATCTTGTTCTTTGAGGAGACCATCGACTCCCTGCTGACTACCCCAGCAGTAGATGAGCTTGATGGACCAGGACCCCCCGTCCGGGCGTCcgcccccagcctcagccccgTACCACCCCTCTCAGCCTTGGACAGGCCCACCAAGGACCAGGACATCATAGACCTGGTTCGCCCAGCACAGACTAATCTGGTCCACCCCACACATGCACCATTCAACCCCCCCGTGCCAG ATTTCACCCAGAATATGGTAATGAACAACCCTGAGAGGCATTTTGAGAACAAGCCGAGGCGTGAGGTGATGGAAAACTTCCCTACAGAGTACAACCTGCCCCTCCCTGGCAAGGACAGTGCCCCCTATGGCCACGCCCTGTACCAGCCTGTAGGCTCCGTCCCCACCCCCGTCCGCATCGCCCAGAAGATTGCAGAGCACCAGGGGAGTGTGGGGAACACCaacatcctctcttcctccctcctgccCAACTGCCGTAGGAGCCTCAATTTAGAGACCTTAGAGagaccacccacccacccagatTATCCAATCAAACAGGACCCGACCACCTCAGCCAAGCCCACCCATTACCCCAACAATATCAGCATGATAATGGGCAGCAACCAGCACCACAGCCATTCGCTGGCCAGTGTGAACCTCCAGGACAGGAAGTCTCAAATGCTGGCTAACCTATCAGGGACAACCCACCCTGTGGAGGCGGAGGAGCTCCATGGGCTGCAGAAGGCCCAAGTAAACCTTCCCACCCGGAGTGTGTCTTTCAAGGATCCCACTCCAAATAAGTCCCGGATGGAGGCACTGTCCAAACTGGGCTTGAACCGAAACAGCAGCACAAACACCAAACCCACTGATGCCCCGATTCCGGTTGCCACCTCTACACCCGTTCCTATGCATACCCCTACACTGACACCCGTGACTAAACCAGATGTGGCCAGACAGGCAAAGACCTTGccaccagcaacagtcaacaCCAACACCTCTCATGCAAGTATCCATGACAACAAGCCTGCTTCTCCGTCGCCCGAAGTCTCGTCCAAGGACTTTAACAGCTATGGCGGGAAGACCATTGTGGTGAACCCCTctaaggctgctgctgctgctccctcCACCAGTTGCCATGGCAGTAAGGCCCATCCAGTGACCTCTCACAGTGACTTCAACCCTTACGGGGGTAAGACTAAGGTAATGAAACCTGCTCCTGTTACCACAACCAGGGCTGACCTAACCCAACCAGACATTGAGAGCAGGGACGTGCCTCCTCCAGCCTCCACCCCAGCCAGAGTGATGCCTCCCccagcctccacctccaccccagcCAGAGTGATGCCTCCCCCAGCCTCCACCCCAGCCAGAGTGATGCCTCCCCTAGCCTCCACCCCAGCCAGAGTGATGCCTCCCCCAGCCTCCACCCCAGCCAGAGTGATGCCTCCCCCAGCCTCCACCCCAGCCAGAGTGATGCCTCCCCCAGCCTCCACCCCAGCCAGAGTGATGCCTCCCCCAGCCTCCACCCCAGCCAGAGTGATGCCTCCCCCAGCCTCCACCCCAGCCAGAGTGATGCCTCCCCCAGCCTCCACCCTCACCCCAGCCAGAGTGATGCCTTCCCCAGCCTCAACCTCCACCCCAGCCAAAGGGATGCCTCCACCaacctccccctccatcccaaCCAAAGGAGAAACCATGTCCTACGAGGTCAAGAGCTACGGGGGGAAGACCAGAATGGTCACCCCATCCCACACCACCCCCTCTCCCGTTTCCACCCCTGATATCCTCACACACACCCCAGTGAGGTCCCCCAGCAAAGCTTTAGCCCCAGTGCCTTCTCCAGCCTCCAGACCTTTCCGCTATAGCACTCCCCCTAGCGCCAACAGGGCGGTGGCGTCTCCCACTTCTCCGGAGTCCCGGCCGAAGTCCATCTCCAAGCCATCCTTCCGCTCCCAGGGGATCACAGTGCAGTTCTCCGGACGGGGAGTGACGGATGAGTCGCGCAGAGAAGCTCTCCGGAAACTGGGACTGCTGAAAGACACTTTCTAA